In Marinibacterium anthonyi, the DNA window AGGTGGAACCGCGACATCGCAGACAGGCCGCGCGCACCCAGAAGACGAAGGTGCTGCAGGTTGCCCTGGCACCAGCGACGGTCGCGCTGGATGTGGTCGATCAGCGTCTGCGGCGTTTCCTCGTAGCTGCCCCGGATCCGCGGCAGGAACCGCACGCCCCAGCCGGCGCGGCGCAGCAGGCCGGCTTCGACGAAGTCGTGGCTCATGATCAACCCGCCCCCCCGCAGCCCCTTGACCCGCGGCAGGCCGGCCGACGCGGCGAAGGCCCGGGTGCGGATGATCGCGTTGTGACCCCAGTAGTTGCCTTCCTCGCCACACCAGCGGGCCATGCCTTCGGCCAGGGCCGCGCCGTAGACGCCGTTGGCGAACTGCTGCATCCGGGCAAAGACCGACTGCGCGCCGATCAGCTGCGGGAAGCTCTGGATCAGGCCGGCGGACGGGTCTCGGGCCAGGGAATCCGTCAGCTCGGCGATCGCGTCGCCGGTCATCAGGCTGTCGGCGTCCAGCACCAGCATCGCATCCCAGTCGGCACCCCAGTTGACGACCCAGTCCGCGATGTTGCCGACCTTGCGGTCGGTATTTTCCTCACGACGGCGATAATACAGCTCAAGACCCGGCGACAGCGATTCACGGATCGCGGCGACGGCGGCCTGTTCCTGCACCGCGATCGCCTCGTCCCGCGTATCCGACAGGACGAAGACCGCATAATGGTGCCCTTTCCCCTTCTCGCGCAGCTCCTCCAGCATCGACTTGGCGTTCCCCAGCACGTACCAGGGCACCTCGTTGTAGACCGGCATCAGCAGCGCGACCTTCATCGGCTTGGCCTGGCCTTCCACCCGCTGCGGCGTCTGGCGCGACAGCGACACCAGCCCCAGCGCGACGGTCGAGACCGTCAGGCAGATCCAGAAGAAGTTGAACCCGATGAGGACGAGCAGCACGATCTCGAGCCAGGACAGCCCGTCGGACGCGAACCATCCGTGCATCACGTAGATCAGCCCGAAGGTGGCAACCGTCGCCGGGCTGAAGGACAGGATGCGCCACAACGCGACATCGCGCGGACGCTGCGGCCCGGGGGCCTGACCGTCCCGGAACCGGGCGGCGAAGTTTTGGATCGGCATCGCAAGCGGTGCCTTCGGTGGCATGATAAGCAGATTTTGGAACATGTTAGGCCTCACGCAGTCCAGCGGTAGAGCCAGGCTTCACTGGCAGGCGCGCCGTCCTTGAGGAGCTGGGCGCGGATTTCGACCATTTTCAGGTCTTTGGGGTCGAAACCGAAGGCAAGCCTGGGCCCGCCCGTCTCGGGGTTGCGTTGCAGCACCCCCTCGGTGGTTTCGACATGGGGCGACGACAGCTGCACCCCGATCTTGTCCAACCCGTCGTCGAACAACGGGTTGGCTTCGAAATCGATCGCCACAAGCTGGCCTTCGTGCCAGCCATCGCCCATGGCGGTGTTCAGGACCCGGGGCAGGCCATTGGCAAGCGGTTCTTCTTGTCCCCAGGTCAGGCGATAGGCCAGGTCGACCTGTTCGCCCGCTTTCATCACCTCGGCCGGACGCCAGTAGGCGACGATATTGTCGTAGATCTCGCGGTCGGCCGGAATTTCCACCAGCGTCACCGCCCCCTTGCCCCAATTGCCCTTGGGCTGCACCCAAAGGCCGGGGCGCTTGTGGTACAGCGCCTCGAGATCGTTGTAGTCGGAAAACTTGCGCGGCCTCTGCAGCAGGCCGAACCCCTGCGGGTTCTCGTCGACGAACGAAGATATCTGCAGCTCCCTTGGGTTGTTCAAGGGGCGCCAGATAACTTCGCCAACGCCATTGCGGATCAGCAGCCCGTCGCTGTCATGAACCGCCGGGCGGAAGTCGTGGAACCGGGTGCGGTCCTTGCCGTCGAACAGGAACATCGACGTCAGCGGCCCCAGGCCCACGTGGTCGATATCGACCCGGGGGAACAGGGTCGCCTCGACCTCCATCACGCATTCGGACCCGGGCGTGATCAGGAACCGGTAGGCCCCTGACACCGAAGGGCTGTCCATCAGCGCATGCAGCACGATCTCGCGCTGGTCCGGACCCGGCGCTTCCAGCCAGAATTCGATGAACTCGGGGAATTCCTCGCCCTCAGGATCGGCCGTGTTCAGCGCCAGGCCACGGGCCGACAGGCCATAGATCTCGCCCACGCCGATGGCGCGGAAATAGCTGGCGCCCTGAAAGACGCAGAATTCGTTCTTGTGCCCGAACCCGTCCAGTTCCGTCCGCAGGCGCAGGCCGGAATAGCCCAGCCCATCCTCAACCGGCAGGTCGGGCGCCTTGTCGGTCCGGTCGAACCGCGAGAAATCGAAGGCCACGGGCTGGGCCATGCCGTTTTCGACCGTGTTGATCCGGACGGGGCGCGGGAAATAGGGGCCGGGCAGAAAGAAATCGACCTCGTAGGACCGGTCCGTCCCGTGCCACAGCGCCCGGTCGTGGCGCGCCCACATGGTCAGGTATTGCTCATAGCTCATGTCCAGCCAGTCGGCGGGCGCAGAGTCGCGCAGATGGAACTTGGATCCGGCCAGGTCGCGGGCGCGCTGGATCACCACCGAACGATCGAACGGCACATCCGAACCGGACGCGAACGCCGCGCCGGATGCAAGAACTGCAAGTACGGTGGATGCGAAGAAATCTCTTCGGTTGATCGTCATGAACGCTTGCTCCGCCAGGGCTGGGATTTGAACCAGGAGGCCGTGTAGGCTACTGTCACAAGCAGGCAAAACCCGATTAGGTTCCCGACGGTTACAACAAAATTGCTGCGACCGAAGTGATCCATGACCACTCCGATCAGCCTGGCCATGGCCATAGACGCCACGAAGACGGCAAGAGATTGCTGACCGACCTTCGTGATGATCGTCAGCAGGAAATGGCCGACCCACCCGTCATACAGCCGCGACAGACGCCCCCCGTTTTCCCCCGCCCAGTACCAGGCCAGATAGCCCAGCGAGAGGAAGTGAACATAGCGTAACAGCCCGAATTCAGTCTTGATTCTCAGTTCTTCGGTCAGCGGCCAGGTCGGCCGGATCTGGCCGCCAAGCGCGGGCAAGGCATCGTTGATCCAGGTGAACACCTTCCACGATCCGAACGGCGATCCCAGGATCAGAAACGCGGCGGCGGCCCATGCGATCCATGCCTCGCGCGGGGGTTTCGGCAACCATCCGCGCATGAACCCGAATCCGGTGAAAAACAGCAGCTGCCAGCCGAACGGATTGAAGAACCACTCCCGGTCCGACCAGGGTTCCGCCGGCAGGCCCAGCAGGCCAAGGTTGGCGGCCAGCCAGATCGCCAGGCTGCCGGCGATCACCACAGGGTTCCCGGCCCGCGCCAGCCCCATCATCAGCGGCATCATCGCCAGGATGACCAGGTACATCGGCAGGATGTCGAAATAGTTCGGCACGTAGGTCAGCGTGAACAGTCCCACGATCTGGGGCATCGGGTCCTTGAACAGCGGCCACAGGTTCAGCGCGGTGACGTAATCCTTCTCGAACCCGCCGTAATATTCGATCCAGGCCATGGTCATCGCCACGAAGAAGAACAGGCAGATATGGGCCCAGTAGACCTGCCAGCAGCGGAAGGCGACGCGCGCGGCGCCCACCCACCAGCCCTTGCGTTCAAAGCTGCCGCCAAAGGCGATGGCCGACGCCATGCCCGAACAGAAGACAAAGATCTCGGTCGCGTCGGAGAACCCGAAGCGGGCGGGGATCCAGTTGGCCCAGGGGTTGAACGGGATATGCGCGATGAGGATGATGAACATCGCAATCCCGCGCGCGACGTCGAGCCTGAGGTCTCGCGTCGTGGGAATGGCGCCCACCGTCGAAGAAGCGGCAGGCCGAGTGGCAGCGCAGGCCGCTGTAGGCGAAAGGCTATTCATCAGCCTCCCCTGGGAATTGTCATCGAGGTTATTGTGCCGGGACACTTCGGGCTTCGCCATGGCCACGCCCGGCCGCGATCAGATCCCGGCGGATTGCGGCGAATTGGTCGTCTCTGCCGGCACGCATTCGCCGACGCTCATCCAGCAGA includes these proteins:
- a CDS encoding OpgC protein; amino-acid sequence: MFIILIAHIPFNPWANWIPARFGFSDATEIFVFCSGMASAIAFGGSFERKGWWVGAARVAFRCWQVYWAHICLFFFVAMTMAWIEYYGGFEKDYVTALNLWPLFKDPMPQIVGLFTLTYVPNYFDILPMYLVILAMMPLMMGLARAGNPVVIAGSLAIWLAANLGLLGLPAEPWSDREWFFNPFGWQLLFFTGFGFMRGWLPKPPREAWIAWAAAAFLILGSPFGSWKVFTWINDALPALGGQIRPTWPLTEELRIKTEFGLLRYVHFLSLGYLAWYWAGENGGRLSRLYDGWVGHFLLTIITKVGQQSLAVFVASMAMARLIGVVMDHFGRSNFVVTVGNLIGFCLLVTVAYTASWFKSQPWRSKRS
- the opgH gene encoding Glucans biosynthesis glucosyltransferase H, encoding MFQNLLIMPPKAPLAMPIQNFAARFRDGQAPGPQRPRDVALWRILSFSPATVATFGLIYVMHGWFASDGLSWLEIVLLVLIGFNFFWICLTVSTVALGLVSLSRQTPQRVEGQAKPMKVALLMPVYNEVPWYVLGNAKSMLEELREKGKGHHYAVFVLSDTRDEAIAVQEQAAVAAIRESLSPGLELYYRRREENTDRKVGNIADWVVNWGADWDAMLVLDADSLMTGDAIAELTDSLARDPSAGLIQSFPQLIGAQSVFARMQQFANGVYGAALAEGMARWCGEEGNYWGHNAIIRTRAFAASAGLPRVKGLRGGGLIMSHDFVEAGLLRRAGWGVRFLPRIRGSYEETPQTLIDHIQRDRRWCQGNLQHLRLLGARGLSAMSRFHLFHGAMGYLMSPIWFALLVMWALIGVGEEKSVLTYFSPSNPLFPTWPDMEDGRHVLVIVLVYAMLLLPKLMGIGALRMTGDQFSQYGGVGRFGASFVTEVCLSVIYAPVLMVQQMIAVFRTAFGLQKGWSPQTREGGHYSLRTLLQFHALETVSGLLLMLGIVTGFVSVWLMPIGLSLALAVPLSALSGFSFGRRPVVMGTREEYVEPAITRAARHYRAELKSVLDGTAVATPAE
- the mdoG_2 gene encoding Glucans biosynthesis protein G precursor, which gives rise to MTINRRDFFASTVLAVLASGAAFASGSDVPFDRSVVIQRARDLAGSKFHLRDSAPADWLDMSYEQYLTMWARHDRALWHGTDRSYEVDFFLPGPYFPRPVRINTVENGMAQPVAFDFSRFDRTDKAPDLPVEDGLGYSGLRLRTELDGFGHKNEFCVFQGASYFRAIGVGEIYGLSARGLALNTADPEGEEFPEFIEFWLEAPGPDQREIVLHALMDSPSVSGAYRFLITPGSECVMEVEATLFPRVDIDHVGLGPLTSMFLFDGKDRTRFHDFRPAVHDSDGLLIRNGVGEVIWRPLNNPRELQISSFVDENPQGFGLLQRPRKFSDYNDLEALYHKRPGLWVQPKGNWGKGAVTLVEIPADREIYDNIVAYWRPAEVMKAGEQVDLAYRLTWGQEEPLANGLPRVLNTAMGDGWHEGQLVAIDFEANPLFDDGLDKIGVQLSSPHVETTEGVLQRNPETGGPRLAFGFDPKDLKMVEIRAQLLKDGAPASEAWLYRWTA